In one window of Azotobacter salinestris DNA:
- the yegQ gene encoding tRNA 5-hydroxyuridine modification protein YegQ gives MTASVFRPELLSPAGTLKSMRYAFAYGADAVYAGQPRYSLRVRNNEFDHAHLALGIDEAHAQGKQFYVVVNIAPHNAKLKTFLKDLQPVIDMQPDALIMSDPGLIMLVREHFPEMAIHLSVQANAVNWASVEFWRRQGLTRTILSRELSLEEIGEMRERVPGMELEVFVHGALCMAYSGRCLLSGYINHRDPNQGTCTNACRWEYKAHEGKEDELGNIVHVQEPVRVQPGEPTLGSGAPTERLMLLEESKRPGEYMEAFEDEHGTYIMNSKDLRAVQHVERLVQMGVHSLKIEGRTKSHYYVARTAQVYRKAIDDAVAGRPFDKSLMDTLESLAHRGYTEGFLRRHVHDEYQNYAYGYSLSERQQFVGELTGERRNGLAEVQVKNRFALGDRLELMTPQGNLNFRLEALENKRGERTEVAPGDGHTLYLPVPEGVDLGYALLMRELDGATTRG, from the coding sequence ATGACCGCCTCCGTCTTCCGTCCCGAACTGCTGTCCCCCGCCGGCACCCTCAAGTCCATGCGCTATGCCTTCGCCTACGGCGCCGATGCGGTGTATGCCGGGCAGCCGCGCTACAGCCTGCGGGTGCGCAACAACGAGTTCGATCATGCCCACCTGGCGCTCGGCATCGACGAGGCCCACGCCCAGGGCAAGCAGTTCTACGTGGTGGTCAACATCGCCCCGCACAACGCCAAGCTGAAGACCTTCCTCAAGGACCTGCAGCCGGTGATCGACATGCAGCCGGATGCGCTGATCATGTCCGACCCGGGGCTGATCATGCTGGTGCGCGAGCACTTTCCGGAGATGGCCATCCACCTCTCGGTGCAGGCCAACGCGGTGAACTGGGCCAGCGTGGAGTTCTGGCGCCGTCAGGGGCTGACCCGGACGATTCTCTCCCGCGAGCTGTCGCTGGAGGAAATCGGCGAGATGCGCGAGCGGGTGCCGGGCATGGAGCTTGAGGTGTTCGTCCACGGCGCGCTGTGCATGGCCTATTCCGGACGCTGCCTGCTGTCCGGCTACATCAATCACCGCGACCCCAACCAGGGCACCTGCACCAACGCCTGCCGCTGGGAGTACAAGGCCCACGAGGGCAAGGAAGACGAGCTGGGCAACATCGTCCACGTCCAGGAGCCGGTCCGGGTGCAGCCGGGCGAGCCGACCCTCGGCAGCGGCGCGCCCACCGAGCGGCTGATGCTGCTCGAGGAAAGCAAGCGACCGGGCGAGTACATGGAGGCCTTCGAGGACGAGCACGGCACCTACATCATGAACTCCAAGGACCTGCGCGCCGTGCAGCACGTCGAGCGGCTGGTGCAGATGGGCGTGCATTCGCTGAAGATCGAGGGCCGCACCAAGAGCCACTACTATGTGGCGCGCACCGCCCAGGTCTACCGCAAGGCGATCGACGACGCGGTGGCCGGCCGGCCGTTCGACAAGTCCTTGATGGACACCCTGGAGTCGCTGGCCCACCGCGGCTACACCGAGGGCTTCCTGCGCCGCCACGTGCACGACGAGTACCAGAACTACGCCTACGGCTATTCGCTGTCCGAGCGCCAGCAGTTCGTCGGCGAGCTGACCGGCGAGCGTCGCAACGGTCTGGCCGAGGTGCAGGTGAAGAATCGCTTCGCCCTCGGCGACCGCCTGGAGCTGATGACCCCCCAGGGCAACCTGAACTTCCGTCTGGAAGCCCTGGAGAACAAGCGCGGCGAGCGTAC